The DNA window GGAAATGGCATCCATCCGATCACCGGCAATCCTGCCGAGGCGACGATCCTCGATAGCCTCATTGATCATCTCAACGAGCTCGATGCTCACAACGGCGGCCACAGGCTTTCCGTCGCTAAGGACGTATACCGGGCCGTCCCGAGATGCCTGAAGCGTCTCCTTTGTGGAACGCTTCAGCTCGGTAATAGTGGCGATGGAGCAGTCAGCCGGGACTGAAAACATAGGGAAACCCGTGAGTATAGTACTGTTTATGATACTATATAAGGCACCATAAGGCAACAAAAATGATCCAGCCCCAGGCTCACGATCTCCGCCGCGTCATCGGGCTCTTCGGTGGAACGGCGCTCATCGTCGGCATCACAATTGGCAGCGGAATCTTCCGGACACCCCCCACAATCGCCGGGCTCGTCCCAAGTCCGCTCGTCATCATGGGGCTCTGGACGGCCTTC is part of the Gemmatimonadaceae bacterium genome and encodes:
- a CDS encoding type II toxin-antitoxin system prevent-host-death family antitoxin, whose protein sequence is MFSVPADCSIATITELKRSTKETLQASRDGPVYVLSDGKPVAAVVSIELVEMINEAIEDRRLGRIAGDRMDAISQNQESLLSEDDFWARVETSRPRRQARGR
- a CDS encoding amino acid permease — its product is MIQPQAHDLRRVIGLFGGTALIVGITIGSGIFRTPPTIAGLVPSPLVIMGLWTAFGLISICGALAVAELSSLLPQPGGV